In Deltaproteobacteria bacterium, the sequence CATCGCAATCCTGATACCTTCTTGGCGCGCAGATTCACCCTTACCTGACTTCTTCATTCGGTCCCGGATGTCTTCCGGAATACTCATGCCAGGGATGTAATTGTGAATGAACTCGGCGTTTCGGTAACTGGCAAGTGGCAAGATACCGACCATTACTGGGATATCGAATGCACTGGTAGCCTCTAGAAAGCGGTTGAGCTGTGTCGGGTCATAAATGGGTTGAGTCATAATGAGATTAGCCCCGGCTTGGACTTTCTGTCCCAGTCTGAGCATTTCTCGCTCAAAATCCATGGCGGCCGGTTCGGCTCCTGTGGCCATCACAAAACTCGTTCGTTCGGCCATCGGTTTCCCGGCCGGATCGACACCTCGATTATATCCATCGATGATATTCAGCAGTCCGATAGAATCTACATCGTAGACCCCGGTTGCGTCCGGATAGTCACCAACTTTTGGTGGATCGCCAGTAATGACAACCACATTGCGGACGCCCAGCACATGGGACCCCAGCATAAAGCTCTGAAGGCCCAAGAGGTTGCGGTCCCGGCAACAAACATGAAGAAGAACTTCGATGTCTAGCTCACGTTGCATTTCAAGTCCGAGGGCAAGGTTGCTCATGCGAACCGTCGCTCTTGGGCCATCTGCGATATTGATAAAATCAGCGCCGCTTGCAGTGAGCATTCGAGCCGCTTGGATGGGCTTTTCAGTGGAGAGTCCGGTTGCGGGGTTAACCTCAACGCTGAATACAAACCGTTGACCCAGCTGCTTACCAAGGCTCGACCGATCAGCCAGATCGATGGGGTCTAGCTTGATTTCCGCTGTTTCTTCTACGGGCTTTAGTTCGATACGTCTCGGGCTAACCATGCGCGATGCGGAGGCGATACGCTTCACGTATTCGGGATCTGTCCCACAGCAACCGCCAACAATCTTGATGCCGGCTTTGTACATCCGCCGAGCAAAGACGCCGAAATTTTCAGCCGTGGCCAGATAGATTTGCCTATCTTCTAGCCGTTTGGGGCGGCCAGCATTAGGCATCACGCAGATGGGTAGCTTGCTTTCCGCCATACGGGTGGCAACCTGAAAGACTTCGTCAGGACCGCTGCAGTTTGCCCCCACGACATCGACGCCCCATTCCCTCATCTCGAGGGCCAAATCGAGTGGGTCTGTGTTGTCGGCAATGCCTCCCTCGTCAGTTACGGCTATTTGGGCAATGATCGGGATATCAACCACGGAGCGGGCACCGAGTACCGCCAGTCGCATTTCACTGGGTTGGGCAAAGGTCTCTATAATGAGCGCGTCGCAACCGCTATCGGCGAGAATTTTAGCTTGTTCGGCGTAAGCTGCGGTGACCTCGTCTTCGATACGGCGCAGTTGGCTGGCTGTTAAACCGGTAGAGCCCATAGAACCACAGATGTAAGCTGCTCCATCGGCCGCTCTCTTAGCAATCTCGACCGCTTTTTGGTTGATAAGCAAAAACTTTTCCGCGAGACCAAATTTTGCGAGCCGAATTTTGTTTGCACCATAACTGTTTGTTTCGAGCATATGGGCGCCGGCAAGTAAGTACTCTCGGTGGACCTGGTAAACCAGTTCGGGTTGATTGAGGCACACTTCTTCGAAGTTACGGTTAACGAAAATGCCGCGTTCGTAGAGCGCTGTGCCCATAGCACCGTCGCAAACTAGGCCGCCTTGAGCGACCGCTTCTAAAAATGGTAAGTCCATAGATGAACTCCTCTTCGCTTGTTGTTGCGAAGTTTCCTTATTATTTAGGGTAGCGCCAGGGGTCTAATTTGACCAGCGCCATTGCCTATTGGTCCAAGATCCTTATCTTGTGACCAGCACAGCTAGGATCTCTCTACAGAATATCCTTCGGCTCTGACAAATAGGCACATATAGGTAGGCCCATGATCACTCAACTAAATATCCGGAAAACATTGCCGTCTAGCTCATTTGCTCTTTTTCTACGGGGACTTACGTACCCGTTGGAGGGTCTGCGTTTCCTAAGCGAGCATAAGCTCTGGCCCATGGCGGCTGCCGCTATTTTAGTCAATGTCATCCTTTTGGGTGCAATGATTGGCATGGCCGCCGTTTATCTCGTGCCCATGATTCAAGGATGGGTAGCGG encodes:
- a CDS encoding bifunctional homocysteine S-methyltransferase/methylenetetrahydrofolate reductase — translated: MDLPFLEAVAQGGLVCDGAMGTALYERGIFVNRNFEEVCLNQPELVYQVHREYLLAGAHMLETNSYGANKIRLAKFGLAEKFLLINQKAVEIAKRAADGAAYICGSMGSTGLTASQLRRIEDEVTAAYAEQAKILADSGCDALIIETFAQPSEMRLAVLGARSVVDIPIIAQIAVTDEGGIADNTDPLDLALEMREWGVDVVGANCSGPDEVFQVATRMAESKLPICVMPNAGRPKRLEDRQIYLATAENFGVFARRMYKAGIKIVGGCCGTDPEYVKRIASASRMVSPRRIELKPVEETAEIKLDPIDLADRSSLGKQLGQRFVFSVEVNPATGLSTEKPIQAARMLTASGADFINIADGPRATVRMSNLALGLEMQRELDIEVLLHVCCRDRNLLGLQSFMLGSHVLGVRNVVVITGDPPKVGDYPDATGVYDVDSIGLLNIIDGYNRGVDPAGKPMAERTSFVMATGAEPAAMDFEREMLRLGQKVQAGANLIMTQPIYDPTQLNRFLEATSAFDIPVMVGILPLASYRNAEFIHNYIPGMSIPEDIRDRMKKSGKGESARQEGIRIAMEALEGVRDRVAGAYIMPPLGRYEMAAEIISEFGDDRSLGKNVPGRAA